The DNA region GAATTACACGGTTGAAGTTCTCAAGATGGCGCAGTCACAGACGCTGACATCCCAGGAATTCTCCAGCAATAAAGATAAAATTGGCGGCACAACGGGATCGGACTCTCGCACCATTACCATTAGCCAGCCGGGTCAGAAAGAACCGATGACCGTCACGTTAACTGACGATCAAACCTCGCTGACCGGGATTCGCGACGCAATTAATAAGCAAAATGGCAGCGTCACCGCCACGATTATCAAAGCAGATGACGACTCTTATTATTTGTCACTGACATCCAAAGAGACGGGTGTGAGTAATGCCATGACGGTGACAGTGACGGGTGACGATACTCTGAAGCAGAAACTGGCTTATGATCCGACCGCAACGTCTGGTAATGGGTTAAAGCAGACGGTTCAGGCATCCGATGCCGAAGTAAAAATTAACGATATCACCATCACGCGCAGCAGCAATACGATCAAAGATGCGCCGGAAGGCCTGACGCTGACGCTGCTGAAAGAAACAGAAGCCGATAAGCCAGAACAGCTCACAGTTACCCGTGATAACACGGCAATGAAAACGGCGATTCAGTCTTTTGTTGATGCCTATAACTCATTGCAAACGACCATTTCGTCACAAACGAAATACACTGCCGTCGATCAGGGCAGTGACAGCCAGGATTCAAGCAATGGCGATCTGATGGGCGACGGCACGCTGCGCAACATTCAGACGCGCCTGCGTTCCATGGTGATTAGCGCGCAGCCTTCTGACTACGCCACGCTGTCATCCATGGGGATCACCCAGGATATCAACGGTAAACTGACCGTTGACAGCACTAAACTGGATAAGGCGCTGAATGATAAACCAGGTAGCGTGACTGAGTTCTTTGTCGGTGACGGTGAAAAAACCGGATTCGGCGTACAAACCAGCGCCCTGCTGAAACAA from Citrobacter amalonaticus Y19 includes:
- the fliD gene encoding flagellar filament capping protein FliD, which produces MASVSSLGVGSNLDLSALLDKLNAAEQQRLTPLTTQQTSYKAQLTAWGVVKSALQKVQTASDALVKADKIATTAVTSKNTAFSATVDGGVPAGNYTVEVLKMAQSQTLTSQEFSSNKDKIGGTTGSDSRTITISQPGQKEPMTVTLTDDQTSLTGIRDAINKQNGSVTATIIKADDDSYYLSLTSKETGVSNAMTVTVTGDDTLKQKLAYDPTATSGNGLKQTVQASDAEVKINDITITRSSNTIKDAPEGLTLTLLKETEADKPEQLTVTRDNTAMKTAIQSFVDAYNSLQTTISSQTKYTAVDQGSDSQDSSNGDLMGDGTLRNIQTRLRSMVISAQPSDYATLSSMGITQDINGKLTVDSTKLDKALNDKPGSVTEFFVGDGEKTGFGVQTSALLKQFLADDGAVQSATDGINNSLKKLKTRIDDTTLSINNTIERYKKQFTQLDTLVNKLNNTGSYLSQQFTAMSSSS